A part of Helicobacter fennelliae genomic DNA contains:
- a CDS encoding glycosyltransferase, with amino-acid sequence MNELDRFLSPDFNAKVFLECQDNFAKTQHIKSHCVFRQENLQEDLIGDLIGDLHKNPMGENLVGDLQNHKNQNQESEIEFSIAIPTYKRIDTLKQAIDSALSQDIDNANASILSGGAITKA; translated from the coding sequence ATGAATGAATTAGATAGATTTTTATCGCCAGATTTTAATGCAAAGGTGTTTTTGGAATGTCAAGATAATTTCGCTAAAACGCAGCATATAAAATCGCATTGTGTTTTTAGGCAAGAAAATTTGCAAGAGGATTTGATAGGGGATTTGATAGGGGATTTGCACAAGAATCCGATGGGAGAAAATTTAGTAGGGGATTTGCAGAATCATAAAAACCAGAATCAAGAGAGTGAGATAGAATTTAGCATAGCAATTCCTACATATAAAAGAATCGACACCCTAAAACAAGCCATAGATTCTGCATTGTCTCAAGATATAGATAATGCTAACGCGTCGATATTGTCGGGGGGGGCAATCACAAAAGCCTAA
- a CDS encoding glycosyltransferase family 8 protein has product MQIDILATLSAGGGAESSSLKRKLESKNSYKQILAYEAKTTNSHQNTQNKIKLFYKLYVIHNDISKDSQNILHQSISEFSSFASLEFIDAANRFSQEWQNLGLKGHFAQEVLYKLLLASHFPQYDKIIVSDVDVVFLGDVSRSFLEFDCESNLYLSGVKLNDPESFLPLDGWKSGYKKYTQDEFNAVQNGIGGGYFIANLKMWRKDDIESRLIDYLSHNAYKLILAEQDVLNIVCYPKIDTLSPAHIVPHHSWEWYGKQWEHYKPKLYTQEQLDNARDYPIQLHYVGSKKPWNHPSEPKSDIWYKYLTKTPFLENHLNNLESIIINAYVKTTLSYRLQKFIKNNPLFVFDVRFYGCLLSRIYRKLYKLYKG; this is encoded by the coding sequence ATGCAAATCGATATACTTGCGACATTGTCAGCGGGGGGGGGGGCAGAATCTAGCTCTTTAAAGCGTAAGTTAGAATCTAAAAATTCTTATAAGCAGATTTTGGCTTATGAAGCAAAAACTACAAACTCACACCAAAACACACAAAACAAAATCAAACTTTTTTACAAACTCTATGTAATCCACAATGACATATCTAAAGATTCTCAAAATATTCTTCACCAAAGCATAAGCGAATTTAGCAGTTTTGCGAGTTTGGAATTTATCGATGCGGCGAATAGATTTTCACAAGAATGGCAGAATTTAGGATTAAAAGGGCATTTTGCGCAAGAAGTTCTTTATAAACTCCTTCTTGCAAGCCACTTTCCGCAATATGATAAAATCATAGTTTCTGATGTTGATGTCGTTTTTTTGGGTGATGTATCAAGGAGCTTTTTAGAGTTTGATTGTGAAAGCAATCTATACCTATCAGGTGTGAAGCTAAATGACCCTGAAAGTTTCTTGCCACTTGATGGCTGGAAAAGCGGATACAAAAAATACACTCAAGATGAATTTAACGCAGTGCAAAATGGCATAGGTGGTGGGTATTTCATCGCCAATCTTAAAATGTGGCGCAAAGATGATATAGAATCTAGATTGATTGATTATCTCTCGCATAATGCTTATAAATTAATCTTAGCCGAACAAGATGTGCTTAATATAGTTTGCTACCCAAAAATAGACACTCTCTCGCCTGCGCATATCGTGCCACATCACTCATGGGAATGGTATGGTAAGCAATGGGAGCATTACAAGCCAAAGCTTTATACTCAAGAGCAGCTTGATAATGCAAGGGATTATCCAATCCAGCTTCATTATGTGGGTTCTAAGAAACCATGGAATCACCCAAGCGAGCCAAAAAGCGATATTTGGTATAAATATCTAACAAAAACGCCATTTCTTGAAAACCACCTCAATAATCTAGAATCTATCATCATTAATGCCTATGTCAAAACAACTTTATCTTATCGCTTGCAAAAATTCATAAAAAATAATCCGCTCTTTGTTTTTGATGTGAGATTCTATGGATGTTTATTATCTAGGATATATCGCAAACTTTACAAACTCTATAAAGGATAG
- the serB gene encoding phosphoserine phosphatase SerB encodes MDIKLAVFDFDSTLMNGETIDILAQDFGVGDAVSVITKEAMEGHLDFFESLKKRVANLKGMQESRAKEICRNLPLNEGAKECIASLKEKGIKVVCFSGGFSFATRHFAEILKLDADFSNVLHTKNGVLSGEVGGYMMFSDSKGEMLSKLQTLLGVSPKETMAVGDGANDISMFKHSAYKVAFCAKIALKNAANIIIDKQDLREILKHI; translated from the coding sequence ATGGATATAAAGCTTGCTGTTTTTGATTTTGACTCGACGCTTATGAATGGTGAGACGATTGATATATTGGCGCAAGATTTTGGCGTGGGCGATGCTGTGAGTGTGATCACCAAAGAGGCTATGGAAGGTCATTTGGATTTTTTTGAGAGCCTCAAAAAGCGCGTCGCAAACCTAAAAGGTATGCAAGAATCAAGAGCAAAAGAGATTTGTAGGAATCTGCCATTAAATGAGGGTGCAAAAGAATGTATCGCTAGTCTCAAAGAAAAAGGCATAAAAGTCGTGTGCTTTAGCGGTGGATTTAGCTTTGCGACTCGTCATTTTGCAGAGATTCTCAAGCTTGATGCGGATTTTAGTAATGTCTTGCATACCAAAAATGGCGTGCTAAGTGGTGAGGTCGGGGGCTATATGATGTTTTCAGATTCCAAAGGTGAAATGCTCTCAAAACTTCAAACGCTTCTAGGAGTCAGCCCCAAAGAAACTATGGCTGTGGGCGATGGCGCAAATGATATAAGTATGTTTAAACATTCGGCATATAAGGTTGCTTTTTGCGCCAAAATCGCGCTCAAAAATGCAGCAAATATCATCATAGACAAACAAGATTTACGCGAGATTCTAAAACACATTTGA
- the tsf gene encoding translation elongation factor Ts, giving the protein MSEISAQLVKQLREMTDAGMMDCKKALVEVKGDLQKAVEYLREKGLSKAAKKADRIACEGVISVKVAPDFSKASLIEINSETDFVAKNDGFKDLVSKSTELIFANQINDVQSLGTLSIDGQNFDEYLKTQIAKIGENIVVRRVVSIQTGANEIVNGYVHSNGRVGVLISASFTNPQNTAKIAEFIRNLCMHAAAMKPQVLDHSGFDKDFIQKEKVALIAELQKENEELKRLGKTLKTIPEFISRCELTHEVLEKQKQKLKEELKKQNKPESIWDKIIPGQIERFIADNTLIDQRLTLLGQFFVMDDKKTIAQVLEEKSKEYNDAIKITKYVRFELGEGIEKKVEDFAAEVAAQMK; this is encoded by the coding sequence ATGTCAGAAATTAGCGCGCAACTTGTCAAACAACTTCGAGAAATGACTGATGCAGGAATGATGGATTGCAAAAAAGCATTAGTCGAAGTTAAGGGTGATTTACAAAAAGCAGTGGAGTATTTGCGAGAAAAAGGCTTAAGCAAGGCTGCAAAAAAGGCTGATAGAATCGCTTGTGAGGGTGTGATCTCCGTCAAAGTTGCTCCTGATTTTTCAAAGGCTTCGTTGATTGAGATTAATAGCGAGACGGATTTTGTCGCTAAAAATGACGGATTCAAAGATCTTGTCTCAAAAAGCACAGAGCTAATTTTTGCTAATCAAATCAATGATGTGCAAAGTCTTGGCACACTAAGCATCGATGGGCAAAATTTTGATGAATACCTCAAAACCCAAATCGCAAAAATTGGCGAAAATATCGTTGTGCGAAGGGTTGTGAGTATCCAAACAGGTGCAAATGAAATAGTCAATGGCTATGTGCATTCAAATGGGCGCGTCGGCGTGCTTATCAGCGCAAGTTTCACAAATCCACAAAACACAGCAAAGATCGCTGAATTTATCCGCAATCTTTGTATGCACGCAGCTGCTATGAAGCCTCAAGTATTGGATCATAGCGGGTTTGATAAAGATTTTATCCAAAAAGAAAAAGTCGCCCTTATCGCTGAACTTCAAAAAGAGAATGAAGAACTCAAACGACTTGGCAAAACGCTTAAAACCATTCCAGAATTTATCAGTCGTTGTGAGCTGACTCACGAAGTGCTTGAGAAGCAAAAACAAAAACTCAAAGAAGAGCTCAAAAAACAAAACAAACCAGAATCTATTTGGGACAAAATCATTCCGGGGCAAATTGAGCGATTTATCGCTGATAACACTTTGATAGATCAGCGACTTACACTTTTGGGGCAGTTTTTTGTGATGGACGACAAAAAAACGATCGCGCAAGTGCTTGAAGAAAAATCAAAAGAATACAATGATGCGATTAAGATCACAAAATATGTGCGATTTGAGCTTGGCGAGGGTATAGAAAAGAAAGTTGAGGATTTTGCTGCTGAAGTCGCAGCACAAATGAAATAG
- a CDS encoding glycosyltransferase family 2 protein — translation MLTRRYCRGGQSQKPNLKKSYEILVVENTDNYPKPSPTQELLESKYKNKITYYRNEQNLGLLGNFNRAITLAKGKWVCVLHDDDVLLPHYLSSMQKAIKQVALNTSLISHRAIYFGDLSLISYSPTKESSIKAFLKHYAKPLFLTLKTTKKFLFSCIVSPMLGIKRYKTLDTRDSDYICKYNPLHPSALLHHKDLTLKLGGYDAEFFPSDDWFFHTRAAKFSQVYQLNEFLSKYRYLNNASFNTNTLRLGSIVNFLHIRDNIKVSKKIKSILLTKQYQHILEIKDDALRVELLGYMQRLEFKPKKLNKLDEWLYKIYRLGDTELYEVESNI, via the coding sequence ATGCTAACGCGTCGATATTGTCGGGGGGGGCAATCACAAAAGCCTAACCTTAAAAAATCCTATGAGATCTTGGTCGTAGAAAACACAGATAACTACCCCAAACCCTCTCCGACACAAGAACTTCTAGAATCAAAATATAAAAACAAAATTACTTATTATAGAAACGAGCAAAATCTAGGACTTCTTGGGAATTTTAATCGAGCTATCACGCTTGCAAAAGGCAAATGGGTGTGTGTATTGCACGATGATGATGTGCTATTGCCACATTATCTCTCATCTATGCAAAAAGCAATAAAACAAGTCGCTTTAAACACTTCTCTTATATCGCATCGAGCGATTTATTTTGGTGATTTGAGTCTGATTTCTTATTCTCCAACTAAAGAATCTAGCATTAAAGCTTTTCTCAAACATTATGCAAAGCCCTTGTTTCTTACGCTTAAGACTACAAAGAAATTTTTATTTTCTTGTATTGTCTCTCCAATGCTAGGAATCAAGCGATACAAAACTCTAGATACACGAGATTCTGACTATATATGCAAATATAATCCACTTCACCCATCAGCTTTGCTTCATCATAAGGATTTGACTCTTAAGCTTGGAGGGTATGATGCGGAGTTTTTTCCAAGTGATGATTGGTTTTTTCATACAAGGGCTGCAAAATTTAGTCAAGTCTATCAACTCAACGAGTTTTTGAGTAAGTATCGTTATTTAAACAATGCTTCATTTAATACAAATACTTTGCGACTTGGAAGTATTGTAAATTTTTTGCATATACGAGACAATATAAAAGTATCAAAGAAAATCAAATCCATACTTCTCACAAAGCAGTATCAACATATTTTAGAGATAAAAGATGATGCCCTTAGAGTCGAGTTATTGGGATATATGCAGAGATTGGAGTTTAAGCCAAAGAAGCTAAACAAACTTGATGAATGGCTGTATAAAATCTATCGCTTAGGTGATACGGAACTTTATGAGGTAGAATCTAATATTTAA
- a CDS encoding glycosyltransferase family 8 protein, whose protein sequence is MRDNRTNDNLSLIPIMFCFDNNYVIPASVCFYSLLEHANRYTCDIVSGGGGRI, encoded by the coding sequence ATGAGAGACAATAGAACAAATGACAACTTAAGCCTTATCCCTATAATGTTTTGCTTTGATAATAATTATGTGATTCCAGCTAGCGTGTGTTTTTATTCGCTTCTAGAGCATGCAAATCGATATACTTGCGACATTGTCAGCGGGGGGGGGGGCAGAATCTAG